The DNA region TCAATTTTAGTCTCTTCAGCCTATCAGCCTGGGATCACTTTATCATACCAAGGGTTTTTGCTCGTATTTCCAAATGAAATCCTTGACAATGTAAGCGCTTTCTTTTATGATGATAATAGGTTGGATGGCATGCGTGGCCGTCATAGTATCTGGCGTAGGTGGGGCCATACCCGGAACAGTACATAGTAGAAATCCCCTATTTTATGCAACAACTATCTTCTTCCGAATAGGGAACAGGATTCATCAATCATGTTATTTAAACTCTGTATTCGGTCAAATTCAGGGTTTCCCTAGCTTGAAAGCTCCCCTTAAGATCCCTTCAAATATGTATGCTAGTTTTATTGTAGAACGAGGAGGTACTTTATGGAGAACAAAAAAAGTTCCCTTTACGATGAATTACCGTTAGAATTATTGGCAGGATTTTATTATGAAATAAATAAGAACATTGAAAAAGGGATCTTGTCTGGTGCTATGTATCATGAAATTAGATTAATGGAACGAACAGCGTTAAAAAGGGGTATCTCACTTGAATACCTACATGACAAGTCTGCTTGTATAATTGAAGCCGAGAAACTACTAAGAGAAACAACCCTGCAACCCTAAGAAGTCCAATGATATTTTTTAGTCTACCCTAGGGGAGGCCAATACCTGGAACAGTATATAGAATAAATCCCCTTTTTATTAACCCTCTTGGCTACCAAAGGGTTGTTTTGGTGCTAACCTACAGCTTTTTACTTACGTGGAAACAAGAAGATTAGAACAAGTAGAAATGACCCTGTACCAGCTTCTTTACTGCCGATACAAGGGCACTGGCAATAGTTGCTTTTTGATTTAACCGTTAGGTTATCACTACTATGAAATATGTATGTTCGCTCTTCTTATTGAACTCCCTCAGTTTGATACAAATATCTCTCGAATGCTCACTTATTCGCAGGATTTCATAACCCTTGTAATTGGATTTCCGGGTAATTGAAATGAGAACAGATCATTTTGGCTTCGTGAAGGCATAGTTAAATAAAGGAGCCAGCTACCACTCCATATTTTACCATATAATGCACATCTCCACGCCGCCCCTGGAGGCTATCCCTCCCATGTCTTAACGGGTCAATTGCCCTCTCATTCCTTCGTATGCCTATCCAAGGGGTTGGAGGCCAGTTATGCTAACCTTATGGGTCACAGTGCCCTTTTGTTCAAGAAACCTGGTACTCCGTACATATTTGAAATCCTACGAATAAGACAACATTCAAAATAAAGTTAACTATTTTAAAATGATACATTCTATATAACTAATGTTTTTATTTCTATGCTGCTAAAGGGATTGATACTTGGACTTTATTTGGACAATAAGACTCGTTTCGTCGTGCTATTCCTACAAAAATCCTTGCTAGTTTTCCTATCAGTTTCATGATTGACTTCATTTTCTTTATCTTCTTTACCTTTACATTATGGGAATGGACGGCTTTAAACTCAGGGTTATTCATCACAAGGCTCATAGTTGCTAAGTAAAGGAATCGTCGTAGTCTTGACCTTCCACGCTTTGAAATGACAATCTGACCTTTCCATTTGCCTGAACTTGCTTCAGCTAGATGTAATCCCGCATGCCGTAATAGAGAGTTTCCGTGAGAGAAACCACTTAGATCTCCTGATTCACCCAGTATCCCGGCTAATGAAATTTCACTTATTCCTTTAATCATAAGTAGTTTTTTTGCAAATGGTATTTTGTAGAGAACTTCTTTAACTTGTTGTTCAACTCTTTCGAGTTGTTTTACAGCGAGGTCATATTCCTCTAATAATTGTTTACTCTTTACCACCTTCGGCAGTAAGGACTTTGTTTTGTTTCGCAAACTCATCCAATGATACCTAGCCTTATATGAAGTTCGTGTTCCTCAGACCGGAGGTTTGCCGCTTGCTTCCTTAAGATTCCACGTCACCGTGGACACCCTTGCATTAAGCTAACCACTACTACTGCCTTCATGATTCGGGACTTTCACCCTATAGATTGCACCCATGCCGGGCGCACAAAAAAAGGTTGCCTCAGCAACCCTCCCTAATTAAGTAAGTACCGGTTGGTTAGTTGTAGAAGAAAAACTAACATTTGATATTGACTTATTTGAAGCCTTTATCTGAACAAGTTCAAACAACAGGCAGCTACTTTACATAATTAAAATTTCTAGGAATCAGCAAAAAACCCACCTCATGGTGACGTGGGTTTAGAATATAAGGTTATCTTTTTACTTTTGTGGCACCTTCATACACAGAATTAACTATTATATCGTGATTTCTCCTGAATCAGGTCCTAAGTAATTCTTTAGAAGAAGTATTCCAAACTTAAACTCAAAAGAAAATACAATGTGGCTGACAATACAAAAGCGAGGACTGTACCTTCACCAGCACGTGCTAGATATAGTTTAACGCTACTTGATTGATATTTAGCAAACTTTAGCTTCTGCACATATTCTAAAACAATAAAAATCGAGGCGACTGTAATAAAAATAGCGAGAATGCTACTCATTACTGTGAGCAAACTTTTAGTAGGATGAAATTTGAATTAAATCTGAAAACCTTAAAACGGCTGCCCCGGCAAGTCCTTATCATGCTATTACTCGGCTTAACGATCGTTAACTTTGATTGGATTAAAATAGAATGAGGTGGGTTAACCCTACCTCTGCCTTTAGGCAAGAATTTATGACCTTCTGTATTTTAAATCAAATAGGTAAATGTAAGCCAAAATGAATTTAATTTCGCTGTAGAGCGTTTCTCAGCATCACATTATTTAAAAAAGTAGTGTTTTTGTCTGGTAAAAGGTATATTTTCACTTTCAGTTAGGTTTGCGATTAGCTTTTATTTATAACCTGACGCTACCCCGAAGAGAAACAAAGTCGCTATACTACCTGCCGATAGTATAGCGACTTTTGGAAATTGAAAGATATTGAATTGTTTATACTGCGAGTTAACGAAGAAGTTAGCAGGGTAAAACAATTTATCATTTCAGTTTATTAATTTCGGATTAGGTAATCAAATGCGCCAAGAGATGCGTTTGCTCCTGATCCCATTGAAATAATGATTTGTTTGTATGGGTTATTTGTACAGTCGCCTGCAGCAAATACGCCAGGTACGTTTGTAGAACCGTGCTTATCTGTAACGATTTCACCAAATGGAGTGCGTTCAACGGTGTCGCCTAGCCAATCTGTATTTGGTACAAGACCGATTTGAACGAATACACCTTGTAATTCGATGTGATGAACTTCTCCAGTTTCACGATCGATGTAAGAAATACCTTCTACTTGGTCAGTTCCAGTAATTTCTTTTGTTTGAACGTTCCTTAATACAGTTACGTTAGGTAAACTGTAAAGACGTTTTTGTAATACATCATCAGCTTTTAGTTCTGGCATGAACTCAAGAACAGTTACGTGTTTTACGATACCTGCTAAGTCAATTGCTGCTTCAATACCAGAGTTACCACCGCCGATAACTGCTACGTCTTTTCCTTCGAATAAAGGACCATCACAGTGTGGGCAGTATGCTACACCTTTATTTTTGAATTCATCTTCACCTGGTACACCAACATTACGCCAACGAGCACCTGTTGCAACGATTACACTCTTACTCTTTAGAACCGCACCGTTTTCAAGCTCTACTTCGATTAAGTCTTTCTTTTCTAAACGCTTCGCACGTTGTAAGTTCATTACGTCGATGTCGTAATCTTTTGCGTGTTCTTCAAGGCTTGCTACAAGCTTAGGACCTTCAGTGTGTTTTACACTGATGAAGTTCTCGATACCCATTGTATCCATTACTTGGCCACCAAAGCGCTCAGCAACAATACCTGTGCGAATACCCTTACGTGCTGCGTAAATTGCCGCACTTGCACCAGCTGGACCGCCACCAACAACAAGAACATCGTATGGATCTTTATCCATGAATTCTGATGCATCTGGACTGCTACCCAGTTTCGCAAGGATTTCTTCAAGTGTAATACGACCACTTCCGAATGATTCACCATTTAAGTAAACAGTTGGTACTGCCATGATGCCTTTGTTTTCTACTTCTTCTTTGAATGAAGCGCCATCAATCATCGTATGTGTAATATCAAGGTTAAGAACGCTCATTAAATTCAGTGCTTGCACAACATCTGGACAGTTATGACAGCTTAGGCTGATATAAGATTCAAAGCGATATTCACCTTGAATGCTTTTAATTTGATCAATTACTTTTTCCTCAACTTTTGGAGCTCTTCCACTAACTTGTAGTAAAGCTAATACTAGTGAATTAAA from Peribacillus simplex includes:
- the ahpF gene encoding alkyl hydroperoxide reductase subunit F, with the protein product MVLDADIKAQLAQYLQLIEGDILLKVSAGSDDTSKDMLGLVDELATMSSKIKVEKTELERTPSFSVNRVGEDTGVTFAGIPLGHEFNSLVLALLQVSGRAPKVEEKVIDQIKSIQGEYRFESYISLSCHNCPDVVQALNLMSVLNLDITHTMIDGASFKEEVENKGIMAVPTVYLNGESFGSGRITLEEILAKLGSSPDASEFMDKDPYDVLVVGGGPAGASAAIYAARKGIRTGIVAERFGGQVMDTMGIENFISVKHTEGPKLVASLEEHAKDYDIDVMNLQRAKRLEKKDLIEVELENGAVLKSKSVIVATGARWRNVGVPGEDEFKNKGVAYCPHCDGPLFEGKDVAVIGGGNSGIEAAIDLAGIVKHVTVLEFMPELKADDVLQKRLYSLPNVTVLRNVQTKEITGTDQVEGISYIDRETGEVHHIELQGVFVQIGLVPNTDWLGDTVERTPFGEIVTDKHGSTNVPGVFAAGDCTNNPYKQIIISMGSGANASLGAFDYLIRN